A region from the Pungitius pungitius chromosome 16, fPunPun2.1, whole genome shotgun sequence genome encodes:
- the pgap2 gene encoding post-GPI attachment to proteins factor 2 isoform X1, with protein MLSGPHGALDRPLLRLPFTSLAVLTVLLPLTGLLGCLFLSLVYHYEDATYTHCHVSNYLPSISAAISRVPERYVWRCCVGLHSAPRYLVSAAYFAFYRARFALRLPELLLSALVLLCSLAENTGLMLLTYVASTESYSVHKNAFIVFIVCSLLHMLLTCRLWQVIRRHYVNPEEIASFRWKLRLFLFNVSCCLIAGYFFRRHNEYCEPGVYTLFALFEYLVVFSNMAFHMTAFWDFGSKEVIVATPPEDKRY; from the exons ATGCTCTCGGGGCCGCATGGCGCTCTGGACAGGCCCCTCCTCCGGCTCCCCTTCACCAGCTTGGCGGTGCTGACGGTGCTGCTGCCTCTGACCGGCCTCCTCGGCTGCCTCTTCCTGTCGCTGGTGTACCACTACGAGGACGCCACCTACACACACTGCCAT GTGTCGAACTACCTCCCGTCCATCAGCGCCGCCATCAGCCGCGTCCCGGAGCGCTACGTGTGGCGCTGCTGCGTCGGCCTGCACTCGGCGCCGCGCTACTTGGTGTCCGCCGCCTACTTCGCCTTCTACCGCGCCCGCTTCGCCCTGCGGCTcccggagctgctgctgagcgcgctggttctcctctgcagcctcgCCGAGAACACGGGCCTGATGCTGCTCACCTACGTGGCGTCCACCGAGTCCTACA GCGTTCATAAAAACGCCTTCATCGTGTTCATCGTCTGCTCGCTGCTGCACATGCTGCTCACCTGCAGGCTGTGGCAGGTGATCAGGAGACACTACGTGAACCCAGAG GAGATCGCCTCGTTTCGCTGGAAGCTTCGTCTCTTCCTGTTTAACGTCAGCTGCTGTCTGATCGCCGGATACTTCTTCAGACGCCACAACGAGTACTGTGAGCCCGGAG TCTACACCCTGTTCGCCCTCTTCGAGTACCTGGTGGTCTTCTCCAACATGGCCTTCCACATGACGGCCTTCTGGGACTTCGGGAGCAAAGAGGTGATCGTGGCCACGCCCCCCGAGGACAAGCGATACTGA
- the rhogb gene encoding ras homolog family member Gb, giving the protein MQSIKCVVVGDGAVGKTCLLISYTTGAFPKEYIPTVFDNYSSQVTVDNRVISLNLWDTAGQEEYDRLRTLSYPQTNVFIICFSISSPASYENVKHKWHPEVSHHCPGVPILLVGTKSDLRSDGETQRKLKEQNQAPVGHQQGAALARHIHAARYLECSALNQDGIKDVFSEAVRAFLDPQPAVQKKHCVLL; this is encoded by the exons atgcagAGCATCAAGTGTGTGGTTGTGGGTGATGGTGCTGTGGGGAAGACCTGCCTCCTCATCTCCTACACAACAGGAGCCTTCCCCAAGGAGTACATCCCCACAGTGTTCGACAACTACAGCagccag gtgaCCGTGGATAACCGGGTCATCAGTCTGAACCTGTGGGACACGGCGGGTCAGGAGGAGTACGACCGCTTGAGGACGCTCTCCTACCCGCAGACCAACGTCTTCATCATCTGCTTCTCCATCTCAAGCCCCGCCTCCTACGAGAACGTCAAGCACAAGTGGcacccagag gtgtctcACCACTGCCCCGGCGTCCCCATCCTTCTGGTGGGAACCAAGAGCGACCTGCGGAGCGACGGCGAGACGCAGCGGAAGCTGAAGGAGCAGAACCAGGCGCCCGTGGGCCACCAGCAGGGCGCCGCCCTCGCACGCCACATCCACGCCGCGCGCTACCTGGAGTGCTCCGCCCTCAACCAGGACGGCATCAAAGACGTGTTCTCCGAGGCCGTGAGGGCCTTCCTCGACCCGCAGCCCGCCGTCCAGAAGAAGCACTGCGTCCTGCtgtaa
- the pgap2 gene encoding post-GPI attachment to proteins factor 2 isoform X2: MLSGPHGALDRPLLRLPFTSLAVLTVLLPLTGLLGCLFLSLVYHYEDATYTHCHVSNYLPSISAAISRVPERYVWRCCVGLHSAPRYLVSAAYFAFYRARFALRLPELLLSALVLLCSLAENTGLMLLTYVASTESYSVHKNAFIVFIVCSLLHMLLTCRLWQVIRRHYVNPEIASFRWKLRLFLFNVSCCLIAGYFFRRHNEYCEPGVYTLFALFEYLVVFSNMAFHMTAFWDFGSKEVIVATPPEDKRY; encoded by the exons ATGCTCTCGGGGCCGCATGGCGCTCTGGACAGGCCCCTCCTCCGGCTCCCCTTCACCAGCTTGGCGGTGCTGACGGTGCTGCTGCCTCTGACCGGCCTCCTCGGCTGCCTCTTCCTGTCGCTGGTGTACCACTACGAGGACGCCACCTACACACACTGCCAT GTGTCGAACTACCTCCCGTCCATCAGCGCCGCCATCAGCCGCGTCCCGGAGCGCTACGTGTGGCGCTGCTGCGTCGGCCTGCACTCGGCGCCGCGCTACTTGGTGTCCGCCGCCTACTTCGCCTTCTACCGCGCCCGCTTCGCCCTGCGGCTcccggagctgctgctgagcgcgctggttctcctctgcagcctcgCCGAGAACACGGGCCTGATGCTGCTCACCTACGTGGCGTCCACCGAGTCCTACA GCGTTCATAAAAACGCCTTCATCGTGTTCATCGTCTGCTCGCTGCTGCACATGCTGCTCACCTGCAGGCTGTGGCAGGTGATCAGGAGACACTACGTGAACCCAGAG ATCGCCTCGTTTCGCTGGAAGCTTCGTCTCTTCCTGTTTAACGTCAGCTGCTGTCTGATCGCCGGATACTTCTTCAGACGCCACAACGAGTACTGTGAGCCCGGAG TCTACACCCTGTTCGCCCTCTTCGAGTACCTGGTGGTCTTCTCCAACATGGCCTTCCACATGACGGCCTTCTGGGACTTCGGGAGCAAAGAGGTGATCGTGGCCACGCCCCCCGAGGACAAGCGATACTGA